A region from the Aegilops tauschii subsp. strangulata cultivar AL8/78 chromosome 5, Aet v6.0, whole genome shotgun sequence genome encodes:
- the LOC141022989 gene encoding uncharacterized protein encodes MEKYGVDVPKAMAYRAKNLAVEAVLGDHKKQYPRLRDYAQTVMDTNPGSRVVVSTLTTGAQILAATGRDGNNNIYPLAFGIVGQEDKANWCWFLHQLKICLGGEVGQYGPYTIMSDKQKGEDLKKCMDNASYAYNEHKFNIEMDDLKAESEEAWQWLSAIPKKTWARHAFDTNCKTDLVVNNLSEVFNKYILDHRKKPIRTMCDGIKDKQMVRWHRNRESGKEARWEITPHYSEKLEIEKERARKWDLSGVPCNHAISAINKAKRFPEDYVSKFFKKPYYLAAYEPMIYPVLGEHDWTKTPGPDIEPPAFKVKKGRKKEKRIKGKFEVPKPKSTSRMGTITCSKCGLQGHKYTSCLKQLKPELALRKNKHVPAARNSQGRGVAPTAPAATPRTASATPRTASATPRASASAGRGGGSGAGRGAGSRAGGGRGSGRASSSAQSTAGRGADS; translated from the exons ATGGAAAAGTATGGTGTGGATGTGCCCAAGGCTATGGCATATAGGGCAAAAAACCTCGCTGTTGAGGCTGTGTTGGGAGATCATAAGAAGCAATACCCAAGGCTGAGAGACTATGCTCAGACTGTCATGGATACAAACCCTGGGAGTAGAGTTGTAGTCAGCACT CTAACCACTGGTGCACAAATCCTTGCTGCCACTGGTAGAGATGGCAATAACAACATATACCCACTGGCATTTGGCATTGTTGGACAAGAGGACAAAGCAAACTGGTGCTGGTTTCTACACCAACTGAAAATTTGTCTTGGAGGAGAAGTTGGACAGTATGGTCCATATACTATAATGTCTGACAAACAGAAG GGGGAAGATCTTAAGAAGTGCATGGATAATGCCAGTTATGCATATAATGAACACAAATTTAATATAGAAATGGATGATCTCAAAGCTGAGAGTGAGGAAGCTTGGCAGTGGCTTAGTGCAATACCCAAGAAAACCTGGGCTAGGCATGCATTTGACACAAATTGCAAGACTGACTTGGTTGTCAACAATTTGTCTGAGGTGTTTAACAAGTACATCCTAGATCATAGGAAAAAACCAATAAGAACTATGTGTGATGGCATAAAGGATAAGCAGATGGTTAGGTGGCACAGGAATAGAGAGAGTGGAAAGGAAGCTAGATGGGAGATCACACCACATTACAGTGAGAAGTTGGAGATTGAGAAGGAAAGGGCCAG AAAGTGGGACCTCAGTGGAGTCCCATGTAACCATGCCATCTCAGCAATTAACAAGGCAAAAAGGTTTCCAGAGGACTATGTAAGCAAATTTTTCAAGAAACCATATTACTTGGCAGCATATGAACCAATGATATATCCTGTCCTTGGTGAGCATGACTGGACAAAGACCCCAGGTCCAGACATAGAACCTCCAGCATTTAAAGTCAAGAaaggaagaaagaaagagaagaggATAAAGGGAAAATTTGAAGTTCCAAAGCCAAAGTCCACCTCAAGAATGGGGACAATAACTTGTAGCAAGTGTGGATTACAAGGGCATAAATACACAAGCTGCCTTAAACAGTTGAAACCTGAGTTGGCCTTAAGAAAGAATAAACATGTG CCTGCTGCAAGGAATTCACAAGGAAGAGGTGTTGCTCCTACAGCTCCTGCAGCAACACCTAGAACTGCTTCAGCAACACCTAGAACTGCTTCAGCAACACCTAGAGCTTCTGCTAGTGCTGGCAGAGGTGGTGGAAGTGGTGCTGGCAGAGGTGCTGGAAGCAGGGCTGGTGGTGGAAGAGGATCTGGAAGAGCATCTTCTAGTGCTCAATCTACTGCTGGGAGAGGTGCTGATTCTTAA